In one window of Nocardia brasiliensis DNA:
- the prpD gene encoding 2-methylcitrate dehydratase PrpD: MKNHLVRTHRSAEQFPRTEHLAWRIAEVAADPVEVAPQTAEMIVNRIIDNAAVAAASLTRRPVANARAQALAHPYRPGAAVFGVGGAYSPEWAAWANGVAVRELDFHDTFLAAEYSHPGDNIAPILAVAQHAGRSGAELIRGLATGYEIQIDLVRAICLHQHKIDHVAHLGPSAAAGIGTLLGLDPETIYQAVGQALHTTTATRQSRKGEISSWKAYAPAFAGKMAVEAVDRALRGEGAPSPIWEGEDGVIAWLLGGPETEYSVPLPGPGEPKRAILDSYTKEHSAEYQSQAPIDLACRLRERIGDLTQIASIVLHTSHHTHYVIGTGSNDPQKFDPGASRETLDHSIMYIFAVALQDGTWHHERSYAPERAARPDTVELWRKISTAEDPEWTRRYHSTDPNEKAFGARAEITLKSGEIITDELAVADAHPLGARPFARAQYIAKFRTLAEGVIDPAEQDRFLEVAQRTAELSPAELGGLTFTVSDDVLARSPRSPRGLF, translated from the coding sequence ATGAAGAATCATCTCGTCCGCACCCACCGCTCCGCCGAGCAGTTCCCGCGCACAGAGCATCTCGCCTGGCGCATCGCCGAGGTCGCCGCCGACCCGGTCGAGGTGGCGCCGCAGACCGCGGAGATGATCGTCAACCGGATCATCGACAACGCCGCGGTCGCGGCCGCGTCGCTCACCCGGCGACCGGTCGCCAACGCGCGCGCCCAGGCACTGGCCCATCCCTATCGGCCCGGCGCCGCCGTGTTCGGCGTCGGCGGCGCCTACTCCCCCGAGTGGGCGGCCTGGGCCAACGGCGTCGCCGTGCGCGAGCTCGACTTCCACGACACCTTTCTCGCCGCGGAGTACTCCCACCCCGGTGACAACATCGCGCCGATCCTGGCGGTGGCGCAGCACGCCGGGCGGAGCGGGGCGGAGCTGATCCGCGGCCTGGCAACGGGTTACGAGATCCAGATCGACCTGGTGCGGGCCATCTGCCTGCACCAGCACAAGATCGACCACGTCGCCCATCTCGGACCGTCGGCCGCGGCGGGCATCGGCACGTTGCTCGGGCTCGACCCCGAGACCATCTACCAGGCGGTCGGGCAGGCACTGCACACCACCACCGCGACGCGGCAATCCCGCAAGGGCGAGATCTCCAGCTGGAAGGCCTACGCGCCGGCCTTCGCGGGCAAGATGGCGGTCGAGGCCGTCGATCGCGCGCTGCGCGGCGAGGGCGCGCCGTCGCCGATCTGGGAGGGCGAGGACGGTGTGATCGCCTGGCTGCTCGGCGGCCCCGAGACCGAATACTCGGTGCCGCTGCCCGGCCCCGGTGAGCCGAAGCGGGCGATCCTGGACTCCTACACCAAGGAACATTCCGCGGAGTATCAGAGTCAGGCGCCGATCGACCTGGCCTGCCGCCTGCGCGAGCGGATCGGCGACCTGACCCAGATCGCCTCGATCGTGCTGCACACCAGCCACCACACGCACTACGTGATCGGCACCGGATCCAACGATCCGCAGAAGTTCGACCCCGGCGCCTCGCGGGAAACCCTCGACCACTCGATCATGTACATCTTCGCGGTCGCCCTGCAGGACGGTACCTGGCATCACGAGCGTTCCTACGCGCCAGAACGCGCCGCGCGCCCCGACACCGTCGAGCTGTGGCGCAAGATCTCCACCGCCGAGGATCCGGAGTGGACGCGCCGCTACCACAGCACCGACCCGAATGAGAAGGCGTTCGGTGCCCGCGCCGAAATCACCTTGAAGAGCGGCGAAATCATCACCGACGAGCTCGCCGTCGCCGACGCGCACCCGCTCGGCGCCCGCCCGTTCGCGCGCGCGCAGTACATCGCGAAGTTCCGCACCCTCGCCGAGGGCGTGATCGATCCCGCCGAGCAGGACCGGTTCCTCGAGGTCGCGCAGCGCACCGCCGAGCTGTCCCCCGCCGAGCTCGGCGGACTCACCTTCACCGTCTCCGACGACGTGCTCGCGCGTTCGCCGCGCTCGCCCCGAGGGCTGTTCTGA
- the prpB gene encoding methylisocitrate lyase, with protein sequence MTGLLAAATSAADKRAALRAGLASGRIQRLPGAFNPLVAKLIQEIGFEGVYVSGAVVSAELALPDIGLTTLSEVSERGRQIARVTDLPVLIDADTGFGEPMNAARTVTLLEDAGIAGCHLEDQVNPKRCGHLDGKAVVPTQEMVRRLRAAVSARRDPNFVICARTDAAGIEGIDAAVERAKAYADAGADLIFTEALRDAAEFAKFRAAVSIPLLANMTEFGKSELLTAETLESLGYNAVIYPVSTLRLAMWAAEAGLREIFAAGTQAGLLDRMQHRGRLYELLEYERYNDFDADIFTFRLGKDQ encoded by the coding sequence ATGACGGGCCTGCTCGCGGCGGCGACGTCGGCCGCGGACAAGCGCGCGGCCCTGCGTGCGGGCTTGGCCTCCGGACGGATCCAGCGCCTGCCAGGTGCCTTCAATCCGTTGGTGGCCAAGCTGATCCAGGAAATCGGCTTCGAAGGCGTCTATGTCTCCGGCGCGGTGGTCTCCGCCGAACTCGCACTGCCCGATATCGGACTCACCACGCTCAGCGAGGTGTCCGAGCGCGGGCGGCAGATCGCGCGGGTCACCGATCTGCCCGTGCTCATCGACGCCGACACCGGCTTCGGCGAACCGATGAACGCCGCACGCACCGTGACGCTGCTCGAGGACGCCGGAATCGCGGGCTGCCACCTCGAAGACCAGGTGAATCCGAAACGTTGCGGGCACCTCGACGGTAAGGCCGTGGTGCCGACACAGGAGATGGTGCGCCGCCTCCGCGCGGCCGTATCGGCAAGGCGTGACCCGAATTTCGTGATCTGCGCGCGCACCGACGCGGCCGGGATCGAAGGCATCGACGCCGCCGTCGAACGGGCGAAGGCCTACGCCGACGCCGGTGCCGACCTGATCTTCACCGAGGCGCTGCGCGACGCGGCCGAGTTCGCGAAGTTCCGTGCCGCGGTCTCGATCCCGTTGCTGGCCAACATGACCGAGTTCGGCAAGTCCGAACTGCTCACCGCCGAGACGCTGGAATCGCTCGGCTACAACGCGGTGATCTACCCGGTATCCACACTGCGCCTTGCCATGTGGGCCGCCGAGGCAGGCCTGCGCGAGATCTTCGCCGCGGGCACCCAGGCCGGGCTGCTCGACCGGATGCAGCACCGCGGCAGGCTCTACGAACTGCTCGAGTACGAGCGCTACAACGACTTCGATGCCGACATCTTCACTTTCCGGCTGGGGAAGGACCAGTAA
- a CDS encoding bifunctional 2-methylcitrate synthase/citrate synthase yields MPEIAIPTIYKGLAGVVVDTTAVSKVVPETNSLTYRGYAVQDLAGHCGFEQVAYLLWHGELPNDAQLERFCQQERAARRADRSLLSLVAKMPDNCHPMDVVRTAISYLGAEDPAEDDNSPAANRAKALRMMAVLPTIVAADHRRRHGQDPIAPHSHLGFAENFLHMCFGNIPSRELVHAFEVSLILYAEHSFNASTFAARVVTSTLSDIYSAVTAAIGALKGPLHGGANEAVMHDMLAIGDPDLAEQWLRAKLANKEKVMGFGHRVYKNGDSRVPTMKQAFLDIAAATDGQRWVRMYEILERTMAETTGIKPNLDFPTGPAYYLLGFDIEVFTPIFVLSRITGWTAHIIEQGASNALIRPLSEYVGVPQRSVVA; encoded by the coding sequence ATGCCCGAGATCGCCATACCCACGATCTACAAGGGTCTCGCCGGCGTCGTCGTGGACACCACCGCGGTGTCCAAGGTGGTGCCGGAAACCAATTCGCTCACCTATCGCGGCTACGCCGTGCAGGATCTGGCGGGGCACTGCGGCTTCGAGCAGGTCGCCTACCTGCTGTGGCACGGTGAGCTGCCCAATGACGCTCAGCTGGAACGGTTCTGCCAGCAGGAGCGGGCCGCTCGCCGGGCCGACCGCTCGCTGCTGTCGCTGGTGGCCAAGATGCCCGACAACTGCCACCCGATGGACGTGGTGCGCACCGCGATCAGCTACCTCGGCGCCGAGGACCCCGCCGAGGACGACAACAGCCCGGCGGCCAACCGCGCCAAGGCATTACGGATGATGGCGGTGCTGCCGACCATCGTCGCCGCCGATCACCGCCGCAGGCACGGCCAGGATCCGATCGCGCCGCATTCGCACCTGGGCTTCGCCGAGAACTTCCTGCACATGTGCTTCGGCAACATCCCGTCCCGGGAACTGGTGCACGCGTTCGAGGTGTCGTTGATCCTCTACGCCGAGCACAGCTTCAACGCCTCGACCTTCGCCGCACGGGTGGTCACCTCGACGCTGTCCGACATCTACAGCGCGGTGACCGCGGCCATCGGCGCGCTCAAAGGACCGTTGCACGGCGGCGCCAACGAGGCCGTCATGCACGACATGCTGGCGATCGGCGATCCCGACCTGGCCGAGCAGTGGCTGCGCGCCAAGCTCGCGAACAAGGAAAAGGTGATGGGCTTCGGCCACCGTGTCTACAAGAACGGTGATTCCCGGGTGCCGACGATGAAGCAGGCCTTCCTCGACATCGCCGCCGCGACCGACGGGCAGCGGTGGGTGCGCATGTACGAGATCCTCGAGCGCACCATGGCCGAGACCACCGGCATCAAACCCAACCTCGATTTCCCGACCGGGCCCGCGTACTACCTGCTCGGCTTCGACATCGAGGTGTTCACGCCGATCTTCGTGCTGAGCCGGATCACCGGCTGGACGGCGCACATCATCGAGCAGGGCGCGTCCAACGCGCTGATCCGCCCGCTGAGCGAATACGTCGGCGTGCCACAGCGTTCGGTCGTCGCCTGA
- a CDS encoding TetR/AcrR family transcriptional regulator C-terminal domain-containing protein, translated as MPPAARRAKSAGRPPRLSLEAVVAAATRILESEGSEKLSMRRLANELGSAPMAPYYYVRDKDELLLLVLETHAKSLPRPPLPADPRERLIATATLLYELLAERSWIVEVLTGDDLVADSALWFVEMMLGAAVDYGCTPEEAVTVYRTIWFYIVGNLTVRVHRERRRARGTEVYEEHAIGAVPASTHPHLATVAQRWAELTARDSHREGLTAIVDGMLTARRAAPGDAAAD; from the coding sequence ATGCCCCCAGCAGCACGTCGTGCCAAGAGCGCGGGGCGCCCGCCACGGTTGTCCCTGGAGGCGGTCGTCGCCGCGGCCACCCGGATCCTGGAGTCCGAAGGGTCGGAGAAGCTGTCCATGCGCCGCCTGGCGAACGAGCTCGGCAGCGCGCCCATGGCGCCGTACTACTACGTGCGGGACAAGGACGAGCTGCTCCTGCTCGTCCTGGAGACCCACGCGAAAAGCCTGCCGCGCCCGCCGCTTCCGGCCGACCCACGGGAGCGGCTCATCGCCACGGCGACGCTGCTGTACGAATTGCTCGCCGAGCGGTCCTGGATCGTCGAGGTATTGACCGGCGACGACCTGGTGGCCGACTCGGCGCTGTGGTTCGTCGAGATGATGCTGGGGGCGGCGGTCGACTACGGGTGCACGCCGGAAGAAGCCGTGACCGTGTACCGCACGATCTGGTTCTACATCGTCGGCAACCTGACCGTGCGCGTGCACCGGGAACGGCGCCGCGCCAGGGGTACCGAGGTCTACGAGGAGCACGCCATCGGCGCCGTCCCCGCAAGCACCCACCCGCACCTCGCGACGGTCGCACAGCGCTGGGCCGAACTCACCGCGCGCGATTCGCACCGCGAGGGCTTGACCGCGATCGTCGACGGCATGCTCACCGCCCGCCGCGCCGCACCGGGCGACGCGGCGGCGGACTAG
- a CDS encoding ABC transporter ATP-binding protein, whose protein sequence is MIRMLLHLLGNEYAAPMRRTIALMTLTAVVEGLSYALLVPVLRALFGSDPAQAWPWLIAFAAAVAVYALLRYRSDLSGFRVATAMLSGVYHRFGDHLARLPLGWFTARRVGEVSTLAGEGVLQAMSVAAHMLSPFISALVTPLTIVVVMFAFNWQLGIAALLAAPVVVAVQVWTGRAMAATDAERAERGAESTARVVEYLQAQPVLRAGGRTGERFRSLDAALSGVRRAARRATLSALPGILGLTLTVQAFFTALLALGAYLALHGKVGAAEVLVILVLAARCADPLLALAEIGGKMRAAKAELARLDAVLRTAPLPEPATPVPPRNHDLEFDTVTFRQQGRTLIDELSLSVPTGQRLAVVGPSGAGKSTLLQLLARCYDVDAGVVRVGGVDVRSMRSEVLMDQIAVVFQDVYLFDGTIEDNVRLGRPDADPADVRAAARAARLDEVVERLPEGWTTPVGEGGALLSGGERQRVSIARALLKDAPIVLLDEVSSALDPMNEAAVHEGIERLLTGRTVVLVAHRLRTVRRADQIVFVDGGRIVERGTHDELLRRGGRYAEFWNLALTPAGGA, encoded by the coding sequence ATGATCCGCATGCTGTTACACCTGCTCGGCAACGAGTACGCCGCGCCGATGCGGCGCACCATCGCGCTGATGACCTTGACCGCGGTGGTCGAGGGGCTGTCCTACGCACTGCTGGTTCCGGTGCTGCGGGCCTTGTTCGGCAGCGACCCCGCCCAGGCCTGGCCGTGGCTGATCGCGTTCGCCGCCGCGGTCGCGGTCTACGCGCTGCTGCGCTATCGCAGTGACCTCTCCGGATTCCGGGTCGCGACGGCGATGCTGAGCGGTGTGTACCACCGCTTCGGTGATCATCTGGCCCGGCTGCCGCTCGGCTGGTTCACCGCGCGCCGCGTCGGCGAGGTGTCGACGCTGGCCGGAGAGGGGGTACTGCAGGCGATGAGCGTGGCGGCACATATGTTGTCGCCCTTCATCTCCGCGCTGGTGACGCCGCTGACGATCGTGGTCGTGATGTTCGCGTTCAACTGGCAACTCGGCATTGCCGCGCTGCTCGCCGCGCCGGTCGTGGTGGCGGTACAGGTGTGGACCGGACGCGCCATGGCCGCGACGGACGCCGAGCGCGCCGAGCGCGGCGCCGAGTCGACCGCGCGGGTCGTCGAATACCTGCAGGCGCAGCCGGTATTGCGGGCGGGCGGGCGGACCGGCGAACGCTTCCGCTCGCTCGACGCGGCGCTGTCCGGCGTGCGGCGCGCGGCGCGCCGCGCGACCCTGTCGGCGTTGCCCGGCATTCTCGGTCTGACGCTCACGGTGCAGGCCTTCTTCACCGCGCTGCTGGCGTTGGGCGCCTATCTCGCGCTGCATGGAAAGGTCGGTGCGGCCGAGGTTCTGGTGATTCTGGTGCTGGCCGCGCGCTGTGCCGACCCGCTGCTCGCGCTGGCCGAGATCGGCGGCAAGATGCGCGCGGCCAAGGCCGAGCTGGCCCGGCTCGACGCCGTGTTGCGTACCGCGCCGCTCCCGGAACCGGCGACTCCCGTTCCGCCGCGCAACCATGATCTGGAGTTCGACACGGTGACGTTCCGTCAGCAGGGCCGCACCCTGATCGACGAGCTGTCGCTGTCGGTGCCGACCGGGCAGCGGCTCGCGGTGGTCGGCCCCTCCGGCGCGGGCAAGAGCACGCTGCTGCAACTGCTCGCCCGGTGCTACGACGTGGACGCCGGGGTCGTGCGCGTCGGCGGCGTCGACGTGCGCTCGATGCGCAGCGAGGTGCTCATGGATCAGATCGCCGTCGTCTTCCAGGACGTCTACCTGTTCGACGGCACCATCGAGGACAACGTCCGGCTGGGCCGCCCCGACGCCGACCCCGCCGACGTGCGGGCGGCAGCGCGCGCGGCACGCTTGGACGAGGTGGTCGAGCGCCTGCCCGAGGGCTGGACGACACCGGTGGGCGAGGGCGGTGCGTTGCTCTCCGGTGGTGAGCGCCAACGGGTTTCGATCGCCCGCGCGCTGCTGAAGGACGCCCCCATCGTGCTGCTGGACGAGGTCAGTTCGGCGTTGGACCCGATGAACGAGGCGGCCGTGCACGAGGGCATCGAGCGCCTGCTGACGGGACGGACCGTGGTGCTGGTGGCCCATCGGCTGCGCACCGTGCGCCGGGCCGACCAGATCGTCTTCGTCGACGGCGGCCGGATCGTGGAGCGGGGCACGCACGACGAACTGCTGCGCCGTGGTGGCCGCTACGCCGAGTTCTGGAACCTCGCGCTTACTCCGGCCGGGGGTGCGTAA
- a CDS encoding ABC transporter ATP-binding protein: protein MDAIDLAAAKERPTTVADGDEPEVSVAELLRPYVPTFAVVVVLQIVGAVAGLAPLLAVVELGRTLLSPGLVDTGHVWAVVLVGAGGLLTRLLFTGASSGVGHLLDARVQLSLRRLLAARLGRVPIGWFARRRTGELAKVVGPDVSAVHPLIAHAPGELVAAFVVPLVSLVYLFTIDWRLTLIAMIPVLLAVAHVPLFMTAAREREQAEVDAAMGRIASAAVEFVQGIAVVKAFGGGARAHRAFRAATADFTETFRRWVFGLSGIAASMQLVLSPPFVLLVLLFGGAVLITNGSLVPADLLPFLLLGLGLTAPVAALGHGFDDLRAAGRAVGRIKDVLAVRPLPEPVNPIVPQGHRVELRNVRFGYDADREVLRGIDLVLEPGTVTALVGPSGSGKSTLVQLLPRFFDPTHGSVMLGGVDLRELSSAELYGKVAFVFQDVRMLRASIADNIALAVPHADHAEVVRVARLANIHDRILELPRGYDSVVGVDVKLSGGEAQRISIARALLSAAPVLVLDEATAFADPQTEQAVRGALAALGGDRTILVIAHRLETVADADTVVVLDDGAIVERGRPAELLDQNGRFAEFWRSHRAALADEIDTFGGVLQGEEPR from the coding sequence ATGGACGCCATCGACCTCGCTGCGGCGAAAGAGCGACCTACGACGGTGGCGGACGGCGACGAACCGGAAGTGAGCGTGGCCGAGCTGTTGCGGCCCTACGTGCCTACCTTCGCGGTGGTCGTGGTCTTGCAGATCGTCGGGGCGGTGGCGGGGCTCGCGCCGTTGCTCGCGGTGGTGGAGCTGGGGCGAACGCTGTTGTCGCCCGGGCTGGTCGACACGGGGCACGTGTGGGCGGTGGTGCTCGTCGGCGCCGGTGGCCTGCTGACCCGGCTGCTGTTCACCGGGGCGTCCTCGGGTGTCGGGCATCTGCTGGACGCGCGGGTGCAGCTGTCGTTGCGGCGTCTGCTGGCCGCGCGGCTGGGCCGGGTGCCGATCGGATGGTTCGCCCGCAGGCGCACAGGTGAGCTGGCAAAGGTGGTGGGGCCGGACGTGAGCGCGGTGCACCCGCTCATCGCCCATGCCCCTGGCGAGCTGGTCGCCGCGTTCGTGGTGCCGCTGGTGTCGCTGGTCTATCTGTTCACCATCGACTGGCGGCTCACGCTGATCGCGATGATCCCGGTGCTGCTCGCGGTGGCGCACGTGCCGCTGTTCATGACCGCCGCACGCGAGCGCGAACAGGCCGAGGTGGACGCGGCGATGGGTCGGATCGCCAGTGCCGCCGTCGAATTCGTGCAGGGCATCGCGGTGGTCAAGGCGTTCGGCGGCGGTGCGCGTGCGCACCGCGCGTTCCGCGCCGCGACGGCCGATTTCACCGAGACGTTCCGGCGGTGGGTGTTCGGCCTCTCCGGCATCGCGGCGAGCATGCAACTGGTGCTCTCGCCACCGTTCGTATTGCTGGTGCTGTTGTTCGGCGGCGCCGTGTTGATCACGAACGGCTCATTGGTTCCGGCGGACCTGCTCCCGTTCCTGCTGCTCGGACTCGGCCTGACCGCGCCGGTGGCGGCGCTGGGGCACGGCTTCGACGACCTGCGGGCCGCCGGGCGGGCGGTCGGCCGGATCAAGGACGTGCTCGCGGTGCGCCCGCTGCCCGAGCCGGTGAATCCGATTGTGCCGCAAGGGCACCGGGTGGAACTGCGGAACGTGCGGTTCGGCTACGACGCCGACCGCGAGGTGCTGCGCGGCATCGACCTGGTGCTCGAACCGGGGACGGTCACCGCGCTCGTCGGCCCCTCGGGCAGCGGCAAGTCCACGCTGGTGCAGCTGCTGCCGCGGTTCTTCGATCCGACGCACGGTTCGGTCATGCTGGGCGGTGTCGACCTGCGCGAGCTGAGCAGCGCGGAGCTGTACGGCAAGGTCGCCTTCGTCTTCCAGGACGTCCGGATGCTGCGGGCCTCGATCGCGGACAACATCGCGCTGGCCGTGCCGCACGCCGACCACGCGGAGGTGGTTCGCGTCGCGCGGCTGGCGAACATCCACGACCGGATTCTCGAGCTGCCGCGCGGCTACGACTCGGTGGTCGGCGTGGACGTCAAGCTGTCCGGCGGTGAGGCGCAACGGATCTCGATCGCACGCGCGCTGCTGTCCGCCGCGCCGGTGCTGGTGCTGGACGAGGCGACGGCCTTCGCCGACCCGCAGACCGAACAGGCGGTGCGCGGTGCGCTGGCGGCGCTGGGTGGTGACCGGACGATCCTGGTCATCGCGCACCGGCTGGAGACCGTCGCCGACGCCGACACCGTCGTGGTACTCGACGACGGCGCGATCGTCGAGCGCGGCCGTCCGGCCGAATTACTGGACCAGAACGGCAGATTCGCCGAGTTCTGGCGATCCCACCGAGCCGCGCTCGCCGACGAGATCGACACCTTCGGTGGCGTACTGCAAGGAGAAGAACCGCGATGA
- a CDS encoding response regulator transcription factor has product MTITVVVAEDEALVRAGCVMLLSTVPDIEVVGEAADGAAAVEAVKTLAPQVVLMDLRMPVLNGIEATRAITGTPDAPAVLVLTTFHEDTAVQEALAAGASGFLLKHAAPADLAQAVRRCAAGDGWLDPAIVGSVLGALRRAGPRAVTAPAALAALTAREREVLVLMASGRSNAEISAELFISPATTRTHVAHVIAKTGSRDRTQAVVLAYQSGLMT; this is encoded by the coding sequence ATGACGATCACCGTGGTCGTTGCCGAGGACGAGGCGCTCGTGCGGGCGGGCTGCGTCATGCTCTTGAGCACCGTCCCGGATATCGAGGTGGTCGGCGAGGCGGCCGACGGGGCCGCCGCCGTCGAGGCGGTGAAAACGCTGGCGCCACAGGTGGTTCTGATGGACCTGCGGATGCCGGTCCTGAACGGCATCGAGGCCACCAGGGCGATCACCGGCACGCCCGACGCCCCGGCCGTGCTGGTGCTCACCACCTTTCACGAGGACACCGCCGTGCAGGAGGCGCTCGCCGCGGGCGCGAGTGGGTTCCTGCTCAAACACGCCGCGCCGGCCGACCTGGCGCAGGCCGTGCGCCGCTGCGCGGCGGGCGACGGCTGGCTCGACCCCGCCATCGTCGGGAGCGTTCTCGGCGCGCTCCGCCGCGCGGGCCCGCGCGCGGTCACCGCTCCGGCCGCGCTCGCCGCGTTGACCGCCCGAGAGCGAGAAGTGCTCGTGCTCATGGCTTCTGGTCGTTCCAACGCCGAGATCAGCGCCGAGCTGTTCATCAGCCCGGCGACCACCCGCACCCACGTCGCCCACGTGATCGCCAAGACCGGCTCCCGCGACCGCACCCAGGCCGTCGTGCTCGCCTACCAGAGCGGCTTGATGACCTGA
- a CDS encoding sensor histidine kinase: protein MTESQQSGSASRRARAVDLVLVAVTGAVDLAFWQGDRDLVGGATLPPWVIPLAVAGLCSALLFRRRFPLRVWLAAWLYTGVNLVVPAYYPFAFLLVASYAVASGAPGRTARLVLVATAVPFALFSYRFAQAEPAQSQLRGFLAALLAWLVFLGIAWGLGRFAHTREEHARAERERLAAAAEKELAAQRLRLAHELHDSVTGAVAGIILHAGAARVFAADADRRVRQALEVIEQAGTQAMTELHSMLGLLRSTEPDGAARVRFADVERLLDAARRADLDVRLDVTGTARPLAPEADLAAYRIVQESLTNVTKHAGRGATVTLGVVWTEQALDLTVRSHGGTAPPATAALSTGAGLRGLGERLGALGGELTSGPAADGWCVHATVPAPSEVP from the coding sequence GTGACCGAGTCGCAGCAATCCGGGAGCGCGTCGCGGCGGGCCCGCGCCGTCGACCTGGTGCTGGTCGCGGTCACCGGTGCGGTGGATCTGGCGTTCTGGCAGGGGGATCGGGATCTCGTCGGTGGTGCGACGCTGCCGCCGTGGGTGATACCGCTCGCCGTGGCCGGACTGTGTTCGGCGCTGCTGTTTCGCCGCCGGTTTCCACTGCGGGTGTGGCTGGCGGCATGGCTCTACACCGGCGTCAATCTCGTTGTCCCAGCGTACTATCCGTTCGCCTTCCTGTTGGTCGCGAGCTATGCGGTGGCCAGCGGCGCGCCCGGCCGCACGGCTCGGCTGGTGCTCGTCGCCACCGCCGTGCCGTTCGCACTGTTCAGCTATCGTTTCGCGCAGGCCGAGCCGGCGCAGTCCCAGCTGCGCGGCTTCCTCGCGGCGTTGCTGGCGTGGCTTGTCTTCCTCGGGATCGCCTGGGGCCTGGGCAGATTCGCGCACACCCGAGAGGAGCATGCGCGCGCCGAGCGCGAGCGGCTTGCCGCTGCGGCCGAAAAGGAGCTCGCCGCACAGCGTTTGCGGCTCGCGCACGAATTGCACGACAGTGTCACCGGCGCCGTGGCCGGAATTATCCTGCACGCGGGGGCGGCGCGGGTCTTCGCCGCCGATGCCGACCGGCGGGTGCGGCAGGCGCTGGAGGTGATCGAACAGGCCGGTACCCAGGCGATGACCGAACTGCACTCCATGCTCGGGCTCTTGCGCTCGACCGAACCCGACGGCGCGGCGCGGGTCCGGTTCGCCGATGTCGAGCGGTTGCTCGACGCCGCCCGGCGCGCCGACCTGGACGTTCGTCTCGACGTCACCGGCACCGCGCGGCCGCTGGCGCCCGAGGCCGACCTCGCGGCCTATCGGATCGTGCAGGAATCGCTGACCAACGTCACCAAACACGCGGGCCGCGGCGCGACCGTCACGCTCGGTGTCGTCTGGACCGAGCAGGCGCTTGATCTCACCGTGCGCAGCCACGGCGGCACCGCACCGCCCGCCACCGCGGCCCTGTCCACCGGTGCCGGGCTGCGCGGCCTGGGGGAGCGGCTCGGCGCGCTGGGTGGCGAGCTGACCTCGGGGCCGGCGGCGGACGGCTGGTGCGTGCATGCCACCGTGCCCGCGCCGAGCGAGGTGCCATGA